The proteins below are encoded in one region of Apium graveolens cultivar Ventura chromosome 4, ASM990537v1, whole genome shotgun sequence:
- the LOC141721440 gene encoding beta-amyrin 28-monooxygenase-like: MELLFVSLLSFFVLLVSFSLQLLFYKNKANLSSGLSLPPGNTGWPIIGESYHLLSAGWNGHPEKFIFDRLAKYSSNIFKTSIFGESTAVFCGAACNKFLFSNENKLVQAWWPDSVNKIFPSSEQTSSKEEAIKMRKMLPNFLKPEALQRYIGIMDGIARKHFETGWDNKAEVLVFPLAKTYTFWIACRLFVSVEEPSQVATLLEPFSAIASGIISVPIDLPGTPFHKAIKSSIKVKEMLDKIIKQRKIDLAQGKASKTQDILSHMLLTSDENGSFMGDSEIADKILGLLIGGHDTASSACAFVVKYLAELPAIYDGVYKEQMEIAKSKAPGELLKWEDIQKMKYSWNVACEVLRLAPPLQGSFREVLTDFSYNGFSIPKGWKIYWTANSTHRNSDVFPEPLKFDPSRFEGSGPAPYTFVPFGGGPRMCPGKEYARLEILVFMHNLVKRYRWEKLIPDENIVVNPMPVPAKGLPVRLFPHPSQA, translated from the exons ATGGAACTCCTCTTTGTTTCTCTCCTCTCTTTCTTTGTTCTCCTAGTCTCTTTTTCTCTTCAATTGCTCTTTTATAAAAACAAAGCCAATTTGTCCAGCGGGCTATCTCTCCCGCCGGGCAACACTGGCTGGCCCATTATCGGAGAGAGCTACCATCTGCTCTCCGCGGGATGGAATGGTCATCCCGAAAAATTTATATTTGACCGTTTAGCCAAGTACTCATCGAATATATTTAAAACATCGATTTTTGGAGAGTCCACCGCAGTTTTCTGCGGTGCAGCATGTAACAAATTTTTGTTTTCGAATGAGAACAAGCTAGTACAAGCATGGTGGCCTGACTCGGTCAACAAAATCTTTCCTTCCTCAGAGCAAACATCTTCAAAAGAGGAGGCTATCAAAATGAGGAAAATGCTACCAAACTTTCTCAAACCAGAGGCTCTGCAGAGATACATTGGAATCATGGATGGAATTGCAAGGAAACATTTCGAGACCGGTTGGGACAACAAAGCTGAAGTTCTTGTCTTTCCTCTAGCAAAAACATACACATTTTGGATCGCTTGTAGGCTTTTTGTGAGTGTTGAAGAACCATCTCAAGTGGCAACACTGTTGGAGCCTTTCAGTGCAATAGCTTCTGGGATCATATCTGTTCCAATAGATCTGCCAGGTACACCATTTCACAAGGCGATAAAATCGTCGATAAAAGTTAAAGAAATGCTTGATAAAATCATCAAGCAGAGGAAGATTGATTTGGCACAAGGCAAGGCTTCGAAAACACAAGATATACTGTCACATATGTTGTTAACAAGTGATGAAAATGGAAGTTTTATGGGTGATTCTGAGATTGCTGATAAAATATTAGGATTGTTGATTGGAGGTCATGATACTGCAAGCTCTGCATGTGCATTTGTTGTCAAGTATCTAGCTGAATTACCTGCAATCTATGATGGAGTCTACAAAG AGCAAATGGAAATTGCAAAATCAAAAGCTCCTGGTGAGTTATTGAAGTGGGAAGACATACAAAAAATGAAATATTCATGGAATGTAGCTTGTGAAGTGCTCAGACTTGCACCACCACTCCAAGGTTCTTTTAGAGAAGTGCTCACTGATTTTTCATATAATGGCTTCTCAATTCCTAAAGGCTGGAAG ATTTATTGGACTGCAAATTCAACACACCGAAATTCGGATGTGTTTCCAGAACCATTGAAATTTGATCCGTCGAGATTCGAGGGATCCGGACCTGCACCGTATACGTTTGTACCGTTTGGAGGTGGGCCTAGGATGTGTCCAGGAAAAGAATACGCGAGATTGGAAATACTAGTGTTCATGCACAATCTGGTGAAGAGGTACAGGTGGGAGAAACTCATTCCTGACGAAAACATTGTTGTTAATCCTATGCCTGTTCCAGCCAAGGGACTTCCGGTTCGCCTGTTTCCTCATCCAAGCCAGGCCTAA
- the LOC141719976 gene encoding uncharacterized protein LOC141719976, whose protein sequence is MTNLTNLLFVALDISGENYLSWVQDVKLHLGSKKLGNTIKAENTSTIEENFTSIIFLRHHMHEDLKSEYLEVEDPFILWENLKDRFDHQKLVYLPAAENDWANLRVQDFKSVRAYSSALFKISSRLIMCGEIVTEKRKIDKTLSTFHPNNINLAEMYRERKFTKFGDLLSTLLVAEQNHELVIKNHQSRPTGSAPLPEVNNTTFQQNVRGKGHRGGRGHGRYRGRGRGRGHFRPYYSFGHQKWQPETQSKRKAPQGGKTNNLCHKCGMEGHWSRNCYIPQHLVDLYQSSKRSKGKMVEINFANNLDDSLIISTGGISVNGPNETNETPMWEAED, encoded by the coding sequence ATGACAAATCTTACAAACTTGTTGTTCGTTGCATTGGACATTTCTGGGGAGAATTATCTATCGTGGGTACAAGATGTAAAGTTGCATTTGGGTTCAAAGAAATTAGGCAACACAATAAAGGCAGAAAACACATCCACAATTGAAGAAAATTTTACCTCTATTATTTTCCTTCGACACCACATGCATGAAGATCTAAAATCTGAGTACCTAGAAGTCGAGGATCCctttattttatgggaaaatctaAAGGATAGGTTCGATCATCAGAAACTAGTTTATCTACCTGCAGCTGAAAATGATTGGGCTAATCTAAGGGTTCAAGATTTTAAGAGTGTTCGGGCATATAGCTCAGCACTATTCAAAATAAGTTCTAGGCTCATTATGTGTGGTGAGATTGTTACTGAGAAAAGAAAGATCGACAAAACATTATCCACTTTTCATCCCAATAATATCAACTTAGCCGAGATGTACAGGGAGCGCAAGTTTACCAAGTTTGGGGATCTCCTTTCAACCCTCCTTGTTGCCGAGCAGAATCATGAATTGGTGATTAAGAATCATCAATCCCGTCCAACGGGATCTGCCCCTTTACCAGAAGTAAATAACACGACATTCCAGCAGAATGTACGTGGAAAAGGGCATAGAGGTGGACGAGGCCATGGTCGCTACCGTGGACGAGGCCGTGGTCGTGGGCATTTTCGTCCTTATTATAGCTTTGGTCACCAGAAGTGGCAACCTGAAACACAGAGCAAAAGAAAGGCACCACAAGGAGGGAAAACTAACAATTTATGTCACAAGTGTGGAATGGAAGGGCATTGGTCACGTAATTGTTATATCCCACAACATCTTGTTGATTTATATCAGTCATCTAAAAGATCAAAAGGGAAAATGGTGGAAATCAATTTCGCCAACAACTTAGATGATTCTCTTATAATATCAACCGGGGGAATAAGCGTTAATGGTCCTAATGAGACTAACGAAACTCCCATGTGGGAGGCTGAGGATTAG
- the LOC141721439 gene encoding serine/threonine-protein kinase STY13-like, which translates to MLEGAKFTGIIDLNSHHDNYDIPQGFYRKLGEGSNMSIDSFGSLQLSNGGGSITAMSVGNSSSGSNDSHTRILGHQGNKHVNNNYSAVQSVNRGKVSHGLSDDALAQALMDNRFPTQGLQNFDEWTIDLRKLNMGPAFAQGAFGKLYKGTYNGEDVAIKLLERPEHDLERAQLMEQQFQQEVMMLATLKHSNIVRFVGGCRKPMVWCIVTEYAKGGSVRQFLAKRQNRAVPLKLAVKQALDVARGMEYVHALGYIHRDLKSDNLLISADKSIKIADFGVARIEVQTEGMTPETGTYRWMAPEMIQHRQYTHKVDVYSFGIVLWELITGMLPFQNMTAVQAAFAVVNKGVRPNIPIDCLPILGDIMTRCWDSNPDVRPSFFEVVQMLEYAETEVMTTVRKARFRCCMSQPMTTD; encoded by the exons ATGTTGGAAGGAGCAAAGTTTACCGGTATTATAGACTTGAACAGCCACCATGATAATTACGATATACCACAGGGATTTTACCGTAAGCTTGGTGAAGGCTCGAACATGTCGATTGATAGTTTTGGGAGTTTGCAGTTGAGCAATGGCGGAGGGTCAATTACTGCCATGTCTGTTGGTAATAGTAGTTCTGGTTCCAATGATTCCCATACTCGTATCCTAGGCCATCAGGGAAACAAACATGTTAACAATAATTACTCAGCTGTCCAAAGTGTTAATCGCGGAAAAGTCTCTCATGGCCTCAGTGATGATGCATTAGCACAGGCTTTAATGGACAATCGTTTCCCCACACAGGGTCTTCAGAATTTTGACGAGTGGACCATCGATCTCAGGAAGCTTAACATGGGACCAGCTTTTGCACAGGGCGCTTTCGGTAAACTTTACAAAGGTACCTACAATGGTGAGGATGTTGCCATCAAGCTTTTGGAGAGACCCGAACATGACCTAGAAAGGGCTCAATTAATGGAGCAGCAGTTTCAGCAGGAGGTAATGATGTTGGCAACATTAAAACATTCTAACATTGTTCGATTTGTTGGTGGGTGTCGCAAACCCATGGTCTGgtgtattgtcacagaatatgCCAAAGGGGGATCAGTTCGGCAGTTTTTGGCTAAGAGACAGAATCGAGCAGTGCCTTTAAAATTGGCTGTGAAGCAGGCATTGGATGTTGCAAGGGGAATGGAATACGTTCATGCTCTTGGTTATATTCACAGGGACTTAAAATCAGACAACTTATTGATTTCTGCTGACAAATCAATCAAGATTGCAGATTTCGGAGTTGCTCGAATTGAAGTGCAGACTGAAGGAATGACTCCAGAGACAGGGACTTATCGCTGGATGGCTCC GGAGATGATTCAACACAGGCAGTACACCCATAAGGTAGACGTTTATAGCTTCGGAATTGTTCTGTGGGAACTCATCACAGGAATGCTACCATTTCAAAACATGACTGCCGTGCAGGCAGCATTTGCAGTTGTCAACAAAGGTGTTCGTCCAAACATCCCGATAGACTGCCTACCGATTCTTGGTGATATAATGACCCGCTGCTGGGATAGTAATCCTGATGTACGGCCATCATTCTTCGAGGTTGTCCAAATGCTAGAGTATGCAGAAACTGAGGTCATGACAACTGTGCGTAAGGCCCGATTCAGGTGCTGCATGAGCCAACCAATGACTACTGACTGA